Proteins encoded in a region of the Chloroflexota bacterium genome:
- the cobD gene encoding cobalamin biosynthesis protein CobD, protein MSNARALPMIAALALDAVLGEPPDALHPVVWIGTAAGHLERRAPRHGTPALLAGAAIVGLTVGGSALTGLLAQRMLQRLPWPLRLLVEAWLLKTTLSVRALLDAGHAVEEALADDDLDVARQDVRALVSRDPTGLTATQLTSAAIESLAENTADSIVAPLVYYRLGGLPAAFAYRAANTLDAMIGYRGEYEHLGKAAARLDDLLNLVPARLSSVTLLVSGAIFGGAVPTGVAITVRDHRETASPNAGWPMSTMAGLLFARLEKPGHYVLGDDLPAPDISAIDHAAQIVAGAAGLTVPLAAIVGRLVDSIRRLVRCW, encoded by the coding sequence ATGAGCAACGCGCGTGCGCTGCCGATGATCGCCGCCCTCGCGCTCGACGCCGTCCTGGGCGAGCCGCCGGATGCACTGCACCCCGTGGTGTGGATCGGCACGGCTGCAGGCCACCTGGAGCGGCGTGCTCCGCGACATGGGACGCCAGCGCTGCTGGCCGGGGCGGCCATCGTCGGGCTGACCGTCGGCGGGTCCGCGCTGACTGGGCTCCTGGCGCAGCGCATGCTCCAGCGGCTGCCCTGGCCGCTTCGCCTGCTGGTCGAGGCCTGGCTGCTCAAGACGACGCTCAGCGTGCGGGCGCTGCTCGATGCCGGGCATGCCGTCGAGGAGGCGCTCGCCGACGACGACCTGGACGTGGCCCGTCAGGACGTGCGCGCGCTGGTCAGCCGCGACCCAACAGGCCTCACGGCGACGCAGTTGACGAGCGCTGCCATCGAGTCGCTCGCCGAGAACACCGCCGACAGTATCGTCGCACCACTCGTTTACTACCGCCTGGGTGGCCTACCCGCCGCCTTCGCCTATCGTGCCGCCAACACCCTTGACGCCATGATCGGCTACCGGGGCGAGTACGAGCATCTCGGCAAAGCCGCCGCCCGCCTCGACGACCTCCTGAATCTCGTCCCCGCGCGTCTCAGCTCCGTCACATTGCTGGTTTCCGGGGCGATCTTCGGTGGCGCGGTCCCGACCGGCGTCGCGATCACGGTGCGCGACCATCGGGAGACCGCCAGCCCCAACGCCGGCTGGCCGATGAGCACGATGGCCGGCCTGCTGTTCGCACGGTTGGAGAAGCCCGGCCACTACGTACTCGGGGACGACCTCCCAGCGCCGGACATCTCGGCTATCGACCACGCGGCCCAGATTGTCGCCGGGGCGGCCGGGCTGACGGTCCCGTTGGCAGCGATCGTGGGCCGGCTGGTTGACAGCATCCGCCGCCTCGTTCGG
- a CDS encoding ComF family protein has translation MSDLTPGLLHRLLAALFPPRCAGCGLRGVDLCGDCRARISWLGPEVCPWCAVPTRLGRICRDCARQRPHFDGVCAASAFEGAVRTAVHDLKYRRVRSRAALLADLMLTVLEDRPLAVDVLVPVPLASDRRRTRGFNQSELIADVLGQKLGVPVAAGALERVRETPRQVGRSAVEREANVAGAFACRSTELVLRRRVGIVDDVMTTGATLAACTEALRMAGARQVYGMVVAREL, from the coding sequence GTGTCAGACCTGACGCCCGGGCTGCTCCATCGGCTGCTCGCGGCCCTCTTTCCTCCCCGCTGTGCGGGCTGCGGCTTGCGGGGCGTCGATCTCTGCGGCGACTGCCGCGCGCGGATTTCCTGGCTTGGGCCAGAGGTCTGCCCCTGGTGCGCCGTGCCGACCCGCCTCGGGCGGATCTGCCGTGACTGCGCTCGCCAGCGGCCGCACTTCGACGGTGTGTGTGCGGCATCGGCCTTCGAGGGGGCTGTCCGGACGGCTGTTCACGACCTGAAGTATCGACGGGTCAGGTCACGCGCGGCGCTGCTGGCCGATCTCATGCTGACGGTGCTCGAAGACCGACCGCTCGCCGTGGACGTGCTGGTCCCGGTCCCGCTGGCCTCAGACAGGCGACGTACGCGCGGATTCAACCAGTCCGAGCTGATCGCCGACGTGCTGGGTCAAAAGCTCGGCGTGCCGGTGGCGGCCGGAGCGCTCGAAAGGGTGCGCGAGACGCCCAGACAGGTTGGACGGTCGGCGGTTGAGCGGGAGGCGAACGTCGCCGGGGCGTTTGCCTGCCGCTCAACCGAGCTTGTACTGCGACGGCGCGTCGGGATCGTCGACGACGTCATGACGACCGGTGCGACGCTCGCAGCCTGCACCGAAGCGCTCCGCATGGCGGGCGCACGGCAAGTGTACGGGATGGTCGTGGCCCGCGAGTTGTAG
- the hisC gene encoding histidinol-phosphate transaminase: MSATPEIRRSAVRRAIAEIAPYAGPDDPEHLAKRLGRPVESIIKLDANENPYGPSPLVQEFLSTFNGYSVYPDADQRTARDAVAEYAGVPASSIILGNGADELIDLLMRAYLDPGDELMDFPPSFAMYAFNAQLQDARVVAVPRDEQFNIDVDAAIAAITDRTKIILLTSPNNPTGTVMPTSDVRRLLDTGYLVVLDEAYYEFANADGQGFETMIGEVANYPNLVVLRTFSKWAGLAGLRIGYGVFPQEVSQHLWKLKPPFNVNVAALVAMRAALADRAHLMDTVQKIVAERERLLVELPRTRIVTPHPTRSNFILADVHGMDGRELRDRMADEGILLRHYGSPRLKNCIRISVGRPEQNDVVLATLKKLADERGL; this comes from the coding sequence ATGAGCGCAACGCCTGAGATCCGCCGCTCTGCCGTCCGCCGCGCTATCGCCGAGATCGCCCCGTATGCCGGGCCGGACGATCCGGAGCATCTGGCGAAGCGGCTGGGACGCCCCGTCGAGAGCATCATCAAGCTCGACGCGAACGAGAACCCGTACGGCCCGTCGCCGCTGGTGCAGGAGTTTCTGAGCACGTTCAACGGCTACAGCGTCTATCCGGATGCCGATCAGCGGACGGCCCGTGACGCCGTCGCCGAGTACGCCGGCGTCCCGGCGTCGAGCATCATCCTGGGGAACGGCGCAGATGAGCTGATCGATCTGCTGATGCGGGCGTACCTCGACCCCGGCGACGAGTTGATGGACTTCCCGCCGTCGTTCGCGATGTACGCGTTCAACGCCCAGTTGCAGGATGCGCGCGTCGTGGCGGTCCCGCGCGACGAGCAGTTCAACATCGACGTGGACGCGGCGATCGCGGCGATCACCGACCGCACGAAGATCATCCTGCTGACCTCGCCCAACAACCCGACCGGCACGGTGATGCCGACCTCGGATGTGCGGCGGCTGCTGGACACCGGCTATCTCGTGGTGCTGGACGAGGCCTACTACGAGTTCGCCAACGCCGACGGCCAGGGCTTCGAGACGATGATCGGGGAGGTCGCCAACTACCCGAACCTGGTGGTGCTGCGAACGTTCAGTAAGTGGGCCGGCCTGGCCGGGCTGCGGATCGGCTACGGGGTCTTCCCACAGGAGGTCAGTCAGCACCTCTGGAAGCTGAAGCCGCCGTTCAACGTCAACGTCGCGGCCCTGGTCGCCATGCGCGCCGCCCTGGCCGACCGGGCGCACCTGATGGACACCGTCCAGAAGATCGTGGCCGAGCGCGAGCGGCTGCTCGTCGAGCTGCCGAGAACCCGCATCGTGACGCCCCATCCGACGCGCTCGAACTTCATCCTGGCCGACGTGCACGGCATGGACGGCCGCGAGCTGCGGGATCGGATGGCGGACGAGGGCATCCTATTGCGGCACTACGGCAGCCCACGCCTGAAGAACTGCATCCGGATCTCGGTCGGGCGGCCCGAGCAGAACGACGTGGTGCTCGCCACGCTGAAGAAGCTCGCCGACGAGCGCGGCCTGTAG
- the hisD gene encoding histidinol dehydrogenase, translated as MIGPVIARYDDVDEARREILGRRSLGDQPLPAPVVQKIREVFGTDLTPLEVVTRIIADVRADGDAAIRRYTQAIDGRTVDSLVVTPAEIDAALANVAPEIVAGLEVAADRVRRFHEKARRNSWIAHEGDGALGQIIRPLHRVGIYAPGGRAPYPSTVLMSAVPARVAGVAEVVMSAPVGPDGEIAPVLLAAAKVAGVDTVYRAGGAQAIAALAYGTESIEKVDKILGPGNIFVALAKQLVYGAVAIDGLAGPTECLLVADDSANPTFLAADLIAQAEHDPLAQPLLFCTDRKVIERTLGEAERMIEEAPRANIIRESLAGRGGIVHVPDIEAGIRLANEYAPEHLTLCVRDAWSRVGQIENAGGIFIGDWSAEAIGDYTAGPSHVMPTGGTARFSSPLNLDDFLKITSVFSFGPNDLRRLGPPAIAIAHAEGLYAHANAIDVRLRELDERNA; from the coding sequence ATGATCGGACCGGTGATCGCACGGTATGACGACGTAGACGAGGCCCGCCGCGAGATCCTCGGGCGGCGCTCGCTGGGGGACCAGCCCCTGCCCGCTCCCGTCGTCCAGAAGATTCGCGAGGTCTTTGGGACGGATCTCACGCCGCTCGAAGTCGTCACCCGCATCATCGCGGATGTCCGAGCGGACGGCGACGCGGCGATCCGTCGCTATACGCAGGCCATCGACGGACGGACGGTGGACTCCCTGGTCGTGACGCCGGCGGAGATCGATGCCGCGCTGGCGAACGTCGCACCGGAGATCGTGGCCGGGCTGGAGGTCGCCGCCGACCGGGTCCGCCGCTTCCACGAGAAGGCGCGCCGCAACAGCTGGATCGCCCACGAGGGGGACGGCGCGCTCGGACAGATCATCCGCCCGTTGCACCGCGTCGGCATCTACGCGCCGGGCGGGCGAGCGCCGTATCCGTCTACGGTGCTGATGTCCGCGGTGCCGGCCCGCGTCGCGGGGGTGGCCGAAGTCGTGATGTCCGCGCCGGTCGGTCCGGACGGCGAGATCGCCCCGGTCCTGCTGGCCGCCGCGAAGGTCGCCGGCGTGGACACCGTCTACCGGGCCGGCGGGGCGCAGGCCATCGCGGCGCTGGCCTACGGCACGGAGTCCATCGAGAAGGTGGACAAGATCCTCGGCCCAGGCAACATCTTCGTGGCTCTCGCGAAGCAGCTGGTCTACGGAGCGGTCGCCATCGACGGGCTGGCCGGGCCGACCGAGTGTCTGCTGGTGGCCGACGACTCGGCCAACCCGACGTTCCTGGCCGCCGACCTGATCGCCCAGGCCGAGCACGACCCGCTGGCGCAGCCGCTGCTCTTCTGCACCGACCGCAAGGTCATCGAGCGGACGCTTGGCGAGGCTGAGCGCATGATCGAAGAGGCTCCACGCGCCAACATCATCCGCGAGTCTCTGGCCGGCCGGGGCGGCATCGTCCACGTCCCCGACATCGAGGCCGGCATCAGACTCGCCAACGAGTATGCGCCCGAGCACCTGACGCTCTGCGTGCGGGACGCGTGGTCGCGAGTCGGCCAGATCGAAAACGCCGGTGGCATTTTCATCGGCGACTGGTCTGCCGAGGCCATCGGCGACTACACCGCCGGCCCGAGCCATGTGATGCCGACCGGCGGCACCGCCCGCTTCAGCTCGCCGCTCAACCTGGACGACTTCCTGAAGATCACGTCCGTCTTCTCGTTCGGGCCGAACGATCTGCGTCGGCTCGGTCCGCCAGCCATCGCCATCGCGCACGCCGAGGGGCTGTACGCTCACGCCAACGCCATCGACGTCCGCCTGAGGGAGCTTGATGAGCGCAACGCCTGA
- a CDS encoding amidohydrolase family protein, whose translation MPRMMVIEAGRLMDGTGAEPVDAARMIVEDGRIREVGPASQVKTPSGEYQHLDFSDNTIVPGLLDGHVHLVFSALPTTLPDILGDDNPRILLRAVHNAQLALRVGVTTVRDCGGRAHMTLKLRDAIADGIIPGPRILAAGPAITITGGHCYFFQGEVDSADGMRKLARQLAKDGVDFFKVMSTGGRMTPNTNVTAAQFTVEELSALVSEAKRLNRRVAAHGHGTAGIRNAVEAGVTTIEHATWVSEWDDTVVDYDPSVADMMAEKGVYLSPTLSPARVANATDADVHLSEVRRRTLGMRPRIREVQRDMIARGVKVIGSTDAGVANVPLDSMPGELEAAVDELGLTPIQAIVAATYTGAQAFDRERDFGSLQAGLRADFLVTEGDPTRQVSDIRKLRWVFKDGVAEVENGRLIRC comes from the coding sequence ATGCCGAGGATGATGGTGATCGAGGCAGGCCGCCTCATGGACGGGACTGGCGCCGAGCCGGTCGATGCAGCGCGGATGATCGTCGAGGACGGTCGCATCCGTGAGGTCGGTCCAGCCAGCCAGGTCAAGACGCCGAGTGGTGAGTACCAGCACCTCGACTTCTCCGACAACACCATCGTCCCCGGTCTGCTCGACGGCCACGTGCATCTCGTGTTCAGTGCCCTTCCGACGACGCTGCCAGACATCCTCGGCGACGACAACCCGCGCATCCTCCTGCGGGCCGTTCACAACGCCCAGTTGGCGCTGCGTGTCGGTGTGACGACCGTCCGCGACTGCGGCGGCCGGGCGCACATGACGCTCAAGCTGCGGGACGCCATCGCGGATGGGATCATCCCCGGCCCGCGCATCCTGGCAGCCGGCCCGGCCATCACCATCACGGGCGGCCACTGCTACTTCTTCCAGGGCGAGGTCGACTCTGCTGACGGCATGCGGAAGCTGGCACGGCAGCTCGCCAAGGACGGCGTGGACTTCTTCAAGGTCATGTCGACGGGCGGGCGCATGACGCCAAACACGAACGTGACCGCCGCCCAGTTCACGGTCGAGGAGCTGTCGGCGCTCGTCAGCGAGGCGAAGCGGCTCAACCGGCGGGTTGCTGCCCACGGGCACGGCACGGCCGGCATCCGCAACGCCGTGGAGGCTGGCGTCACCACCATCGAGCATGCCACCTGGGTCTCGGAGTGGGACGATACGGTGGTGGACTACGACCCATCGGTTGCCGACATGATGGCGGAGAAGGGCGTCTACCTCAGCCCGACGCTCAGCCCGGCCCGCGTCGCCAACGCGACGGACGCGGACGTTCATCTCTCCGAAGTGCGGCGGCGCACGCTCGGGATGCGGCCACGGATTCGCGAGGTGCAGCGCGACATGATCGCGCGCGGCGTCAAGGTGATCGGCAGCACGGATGCGGGCGTCGCAAATGTGCCGCTCGATTCGATGCCGGGCGAGCTTGAGGCGGCGGTCGACGAGCTGGGCCTGACGCCGATACAGGCGATTGTGGCGGCGACCTACACCGGCGCGCAGGCGTTCGACCGCGAGCGCGATTTCGGGTCGTTGCAGGCCGGGCTGCGCGCCGACTTCCTGGTCACGGAGGGTGATCCGACCAGGCAGGTATCGGACATCCGCAAACTGCGGTGGGTCTTCAAGGATGGCGTGGCCGAAGTCGAGAACGGCCGGCTGATTCGCTGCTGA
- a CDS encoding efflux RND transporter periplasmic adaptor subunit: MRRRLGAIALIMVIAVVSCTPAATTPPKPTGKDFAPAAIPITSSLVTQGSIAATLVYSGNVQARSTVNVVPKITGRVEQLLVDIGDEVRQGEVIAQLDRAALDAQVQQAEAAVTVAQARLSQVQAGSKAEDIEAAAASVRAAEARLDQARSGARAEEIAAARAQVGQAQSRVDALLAGPKPDDAQALDASVDQARAQVDQTRAQLGSAQATLTESRYRLEQARAGLGGPNTRSEDIAAAQAAVNAAKSRLDNLRAGARPEDVRAAELALDRARQNVASADAALEACGRTTTTSRSRSRNEQTGVVTESTNQSRTNCVSTQRDQLTAQRNSAQIALQEAQNQLEKIKNGSTPFEIAQGEEAVRQAEAALQRTRFGGTTDLATLELRYGQAQAEVERLQASLEQQQAGLDAAQARSDSARNPAEWDVRNAQEVVNQAAANLARLVNPNPFDVRAAQAALDQAQAALASRQRPTSEDIQIAAAQVEQAAASLEAARVNQAESVIRAPFNGVVAQRLVSAGATVGTNSPIVTLVSKETEIILQVEEARIGQVARNQPSQITVAAYPGEQFPGTVASISPTADSRSRTFAVRVYPNDPQGRLRDGMFAQVGLQTPSRQASLVPVQAVVNRSGRNIVFVIGQDSRVQAREVTLGINNGQQVEVLSGLQVGEEVAISALDVLSDGTPVTATRQP, translated from the coding sequence ATGCGCCGTCGCCTTGGCGCCATCGCGCTCATCATGGTGATCGCCGTCGTCAGCTGTACGCCGGCTGCCACCACCCCGCCGAAGCCAACGGGCAAGGACTTCGCACCGGCCGCCATCCCGATCACCAGTTCGCTGGTGACCCAGGGCAGCATCGCCGCGACGCTGGTCTACAGCGGCAACGTTCAGGCCCGCTCCACCGTCAACGTGGTGCCGAAGATCACCGGGCGCGTCGAGCAGTTGCTGGTGGACATCGGGGACGAGGTGCGGCAGGGTGAGGTGATCGCTCAGTTGGACCGGGCCGCGTTGGACGCCCAGGTACAGCAGGCGGAGGCCGCGGTCACCGTGGCGCAGGCCCGGCTGTCCCAGGTGCAGGCAGGCTCGAAGGCTGAGGACATCGAGGCGGCTGCCGCTTCGGTCCGCGCAGCCGAGGCTCGGCTCGATCAGGCGCGTTCTGGCGCTCGCGCCGAGGAGATCGCGGCGGCCCGTGCCCAGGTCGGGCAGGCCCAGAGCCGCGTGGACGCCCTGCTCGCCGGCCCGAAGCCAGACGACGCCCAGGCCCTTGATGCCTCTGTCGACCAGGCGCGCGCCCAGGTCGATCAGACGCGGGCGCAGCTCGGCTCGGCCCAGGCGACGCTGACGGAATCACGGTATCGGCTGGAGCAGGCCCGCGCTGGCCTGGGCGGTCCGAACACCCGATCTGAGGACATCGCGGCGGCCCAGGCGGCCGTCAACGCGGCGAAGAGCCGACTAGACAACCTGCGGGCTGGCGCGCGACCAGAGGATGTACGGGCGGCCGAGCTGGCCCTCGACCGCGCCCGCCAGAACGTGGCGTCCGCCGATGCGGCGCTGGAGGCCTGCGGTCGGACTACGACGACCTCGCGCTCGCGTTCGCGGAACGAGCAGACCGGGGTGGTCACCGAGAGCACGAACCAGTCGCGCACGAACTGCGTCTCGACGCAGAGGGATCAGTTGACGGCGCAGCGCAACTCGGCCCAGATCGCGTTGCAAGAAGCGCAGAATCAGCTCGAAAAGATCAAGAATGGTTCGACGCCCTTCGAGATCGCCCAGGGTGAAGAGGCCGTTCGTCAGGCTGAGGCGGCGCTGCAGCGCACGCGCTTCGGCGGCACCACCGACCTCGCCACGCTGGAGCTGCGCTACGGTCAGGCCCAGGCCGAGGTCGAGCGGCTGCAGGCCTCGCTGGAGCAGCAGCAGGCGGGCCTGGACGCGGCGCAGGCGCGGTCGGACTCGGCGCGGAACCCGGCCGAGTGGGACGTGCGTAACGCCCAGGAAGTCGTCAATCAGGCTGCCGCGAACCTCGCCCGCCTCGTGAACCCGAACCCGTTCGACGTGCGGGCCGCCCAGGCCGCGCTCGATCAGGCGCAGGCGGCCCTGGCGTCGCGCCAGCGCCCGACCTCCGAGGACATCCAGATCGCGGCGGCCCAGGTGGAGCAGGCGGCGGCCTCGCTGGAGGCCGCGCGGGTGAATCAGGCCGAGTCGGTGATCCGTGCGCCGTTCAACGGCGTGGTGGCACAGCGGCTGGTGAGCGCGGGCGCGACGGTCGGCACGAACTCGCCCATCGTGACCCTGGTCTCCAAGGAGACGGAGATCATCCTCCAGGTGGAAGAGGCGCGCATCGGTCAGGTCGCGCGGAATCAGCCGTCGCAGATCACGGTGGCCGCCTACCCCGGCGAGCAGTTCCCGGGCACCGTCGCGAGCATCTCGCCAACGGCCGACTCGCGGAGCCGCACGTTCGCCGTGCGGGTCTACCCGAACGATCCTCAGGGCCGCCTGCGGGACGGTATGTTCGCCCAGGTGGGGCTGCAAACGCCGTCGCGGCAGGCCTCGCTGGTGCCGGTGCAGGCCGTGGTCAACCGCTCGGGCCGGAACATCGTCTTCGTGATCGGCCAGGACAGCCGGGTCCAGGCGCGTGAGGTGACGCTCGGTATCAACAACGGCCAGCAGGTGGAAGTGCTGTCGGGCCTGCAGGTTGGCGAAGAGGTCGCGATCTCGGCGTTGGACGTCCTCTCGGATGGGACGCCGGTGACCGCCACACGCCAACCCTGA